The genomic window AGGCGTCATGCTTTGCGCCCAGTTAGCGGTGATCGGTGCGCTCGCGCTAGGCCTGCCTGCGCTACATGAAGGAACGCTCGCCGGCCCCGATCTGGTTATGCTCGCCTTACTGGCTCAGGCAAGCTTCGAGGCTGTCGCGCCACTACCCGAAGCCTGGGCGCAATGGGGTGCAACGCTAGCCTCAGCGCAGCGCGTCTTTGCGCTGGCCGATACACCGCCAGCGATCGAAGAGCCCGCACAGGTTTCACCCACCATCGAACATTTCGACCTTTCCATTCGGCAACTGCGGCTGCGTTACAACGAAACTGCATCCTGGGCGCTCGATGGTGTGAACCTGGATCTGCCGCAAGGCGCGCGGTTGGCTTTGGTGGGACCTTCCGGCGCGGGCAAGAGCAGCCTGATGGGTGCACTGCTGCGCTTCTATCCTTTTGAAGGCCGGATCGCGCTTGGCGGCATTCCTCTCGAAAATCTGGGCGGCGATGAGGTGCGATCCCACATCGCGGTAGTCGAACAACAACCTTATCTGTTTGACGCCAGCCTGCGCGAGAACCTCAAGCTTGGTCGCCCCGATGTCACGGACGAAGAACTTCGCACCGTGATTACACAGGCACGGCTGGACAGCTACGTCGACAGCCTTCCGCATGGTCTGGATACGTGGGTCGGCGAAAATGGCATCCGTGTTTCGGGAGGCGAGGCAAGGCGTATTGCCATCGCACGCGCGTTGCTGATGGACGCACCCATCCTGATTCTGGACGAACCCACGGAAGGGCTGGATGCTGTGACAGCTAACGAACTCTATGACAGCATCGCCGTGGCGGCCCGCGGACGCAGCCTCCTCGTGATCACGCATCGGCTAGGCAAACTCTGCTCGCTTGTTGACGAAGTGGCGGTGATGCGCGACGGACGCGTGGTCGAGCGCTTGCCGGTGGAAGCTTATCGGTCGCGCTTCATCCCGGATGCGCAAACCATGCACGAGCCATCATCCACTGCCCTGTCATGACAGGTAATGCTTTATATGCGCCGTAGGCGCATCATGGATCCTTGCCCTACTTCCAGATGGCCAGGAAGAACGAGGTTGCCCCACTTCTGCAGTCAAAGCGAATGGGAGGGTTTATGTGGAAGACCCGTGTCAAGTTCGTTGCCTTGGTGTTCGTGGCTCAAGCCTTGTTGAGCAGCACCCATTGTCTGGCGCAAGCAAAGACGCATTCGGATTATGCGTCCATGGCGCCGCTCGATCAGTATTTGATATCGAATGAACAAGCGGAAATCGCGCTCGCTCGTAGCGCCGCACCCGCTTCGATTTCACAGGCCGCCGAAATCATGGTCCTAGGACCCAAGGGTTATACAACCGCCGTAAAAGGCAGCAACGGATTTGTCTGTGTGGTAGAGCGCGGATGGGGTGCCGCCACCGATAACGCCGAATTCTGGAATCCCAAAGTGCGCGCACCGATGTGCTTCAATCCAGCCGCTGTCAGAAGCTTTTTACCCATCTATTTGATGAAAACAACGTGGATTCTCGCGGGAGAGTCGAGAGCGGACATTCCCAAGTCAATAAACGCTGCATTCAACAGCAAGGAGTTGTCCCCGCTCGAACCTGGCGCGATGTGCTACATGATGTCCAAGCAGCAATATCTGAACGATGAGGGCATGCACTGGCATCCGCACCTGATGTTTTTTGTATCGGACGACCCGGCAAAAAGCTGGGGAGCGGATTTGCCGGGCTCGCCCGTTATCTCTGCGAACGATCCGGAAGAACGCGTCACCATCATGTTCGTATTGCTCGGCGATTGGTCCGATGGCACGAGGGCCCCTTCGAGCATGCACTACTGATGCCTAAACAAAGGGCGCCATAACAGGCGCCCTTTGTTCACATGCTTGCAACCGGAGACTTCGGCTCAAACGTTGTTGAGGTTCTGCCAGCGGGATTGAGCGATCGCCGGATCGGTAACACTCGGCGCGCCCGTCTCCACGTGGCCTGCGAAACGTTGCACGAATCCATTCTCCGCATCCGCGCGCACGACCAAGTCGTACCAGCCGTAGCTATCCCCCAGATACCACTTCTTGCGCTGCTGCTCGCCGGGATGAAGTGCATAGGTGATGGATTCGCCGTTGTACAGGTTTTCGGCGGAAACGTTGCAGAAATCGTGACCCTCGTTGGACAGTTCCAGCACGACACTGCCCTCGTTGACATCGTAGCGAACGGCAATACGCAAGGTGGTTTTGGGAGACGAAAGATCGCCCTTGAAATGACGCATGAAGCCATTCGGACCGTAGACGCTGTAGTCGTAAGCCGCTTGCGTGGGCCAGGTCGGCGATAGCGACTTACCTGCTTCGACCGTGTAATACCACGGTCCATTTGAGCTATTGGCCGCGCGTACATGGAAGCACGCGCCAGCATTACCGGTGTTTTCCAGCCTGATGCCCAACACACCCTGCTCGTTGAAAAGCGCCGTGGCGTGCAACTCGTACGGCAACGCGCGTGCCGGTTTCATACCAGCTTCCTGATTCGGCAAGCTCTGATCCGTCGGCACCGTCGGTACATAATCCGGATAGCGCTGATCGTTCGGTGGCTGGTAGGCACTGGTGCTGGGTAGCGAAGGCTGGCTGCGGTCAGGCTTGGCGAAGTCGAAGGCGGACGTCAGATCGCCAGCAACTGTACGACGCCAGGCAGTGATGTTGGGTTCTTGCAAATCCCCATATTGGCGCTCGAAACGGCGCTCGATAAAGCGGATCAGCGAGGTGTGATCGAACACTTCGGAGCAAACCCAGCCACCCTTGCTCCACGGCGACACCACGATCATCGGCACGCGCGGTCCCATGCCATATGGTCCACTCTCATAACTGCTACTGCCCGGGAAGATTTCGTTGGCGATGGAAACCGTCGACTGCCCTTGGGTGTTCGAGGGCGGCACGCACGGCGGCACCATGTGATCGAAGAAACCGTCGTTCTCATCGAAGGTGATGAACAGCGCCGTCTTGCTGAATACTTCGGGATTGCTGGTCAACGCATCCAGTATCTGTGACACATACCACGCGCCGTAATTGGCCGGCCAGTTCGGATGCTCCGTATAGGCTTCGGGCGCAACGATCCAGGACACCTGCGGCAAGCTGTTGCCCATGACATCGGCGCGCAACTCGTCGAACAACGTGCCACTGACGGAAATGTTGGTGCCGGTTCTTGCCCCTTGATACAGGGGACTGTCAGGTTGCGCGTTCCGGTATTGGAAGAAATACAACAGCGAGTTGTCGCCGTAATTGCCGATGTACGCGTCATCGGTCCAACCCCAGGAACCAGCGGCATCGAGGCCGGTGCCTACATCCTGATAAAGCTTCCAGCTGACCCCTGCTTTTTGCAGCACTTCCGGGAAGGTCGACCAGGAATAGCCGGCTTCGGCATTGTCGATCACCGGACCGCCGCCTGCACCATCGTTACCCACCCAACCGGTCCACATGTAATAGCGATTCGGATCGGTCGGCCCCATCACCGAGCAATGATAGGCATCGCAAATGGTGAAGGCATCCGCAAGCGCGTAATGAAAGGGAATATCGTCGCGCGTGAGGTATGCCATGGTGGTGGTGCCTTT from Dyella caseinilytica includes these protein-coding regions:
- the cydC gene encoding thiol reductant ABC exporter subunit CydC gives rise to the protein MRRADAPASSLLLARRLLALLRTERGWMLTGTMIALLSTLAGIGLIAVSGHFITAMALAGASGAAINYYTPAALIRLLAIVRTLGRYLERLITHDATLRLLARLRSWLFARLAPLAPARLTVLRSAELFSRLRADIDALEHAYLGIAIPAVTAITVMFSALIVALIYMPWLGACLAALFAVSAWYLPWQASQHGKKPGAETVACAEALRELTADGLRGRAELVLYGAEAMHAERIVKMTAQQQQARRKLDGLQAMGSAGVMLCAQLAVIGALALGLPALHEGTLAGPDLVMLALLAQASFEAVAPLPEAWAQWGATLASAQRVFALADTPPAIEEPAQVSPTIEHFDLSIRQLRLRYNETASWALDGVNLDLPQGARLALVGPSGAGKSSLMGALLRFYPFEGRIALGGIPLENLGGDEVRSHIAVVEQQPYLFDASLRENLKLGRPDVTDEELRTVITQARLDSYVDSLPHGLDTWVGENGIRVSGGEARRIAIARALLMDAPILILDEPTEGLDAVTANELYDSIAVAARGRSLLVITHRLGKLCSLVDEVAVMRDGRVVERLPVEAYRSRFIPDAQTMHEPSSTALS
- a CDS encoding phosphocholine-specific phospholipase C produces the protein MTTSMNRRRFLQLLGSTAMASALPASIARAMEIPANRRTGSIEDIEHIVILMQENRSFDHYFGSLKGVRGFGDPRPVNLTTGNSVWYQPNGSSYVLPFHPTAPDLGLQFLEDLAHDWTSTHGAWNQGNYDQWVPNKGTTTMAYLTRDDIPFHYALADAFTICDAYHCSVMGPTDPNRYYMWTGWVGNDGAGGGPVIDNAEAGYSWSTFPEVLQKAGVSWKLYQDVGTGLDAAGSWGWTDDAYIGNYGDNSLLYFFQYRNAQPDSPLYQGARTGTNISVSGTLFDELRADVMGNSLPQVSWIVAPEAYTEHPNWPANYGAWYVSQILDALTSNPEVFSKTALFITFDENDGFFDHMVPPCVPPSNTQGQSTVSIANEIFPGSSSYESGPYGMGPRVPMIVVSPWSKGGWVCSEVFDHTSLIRFIERRFERQYGDLQEPNITAWRRTVAGDLTSAFDFAKPDRSQPSLPSTSAYQPPNDQRYPDYVPTVPTDQSLPNQEAGMKPARALPYELHATALFNEQGVLGIRLENTGNAGACFHVRAANSSNGPWYYTVEAGKSLSPTWPTQAAYDYSVYGPNGFMRHFKGDLSSPKTTLRIAVRYDVNEGSVVLELSNEGHDFCNVSAENLYNGESITYALHPGEQQRKKWYLGDSYGWYDLVVRADAENGFVQRFAGHVETGAPSVTDPAIAQSRWQNLNNV